A single genomic interval of Caballeronia sp. NK8 harbors:
- a CDS encoding branched-chain amino acid aminotransferase, which yields MNTDMPTQFVISPSATPTPHEQIVASISNPVFGRVFTDHMATMRWTNTLGWHDAKVEPRRPFQIDPACAVLHYAQEIFEGMKAYRGEDGSISLFRPFENARRFRASAARLAMADLPEALFVEAVESLVKVDRDWVPGGDSSLYLRPFMFASESFLGVRASHEYVFCVIACPVGPYFKAGKSSVTVWVSDRYTRAAPGGTGSAKCGGNYAASLIAQTEAAAKGCDQVVFLDAAEHKWIEEMGGMNLFFVMDDGSLTTPPLSGTILPGITRASIIELARREGLVVNESAYAFDAWRADAASGRVREVFACGTAAVVTAVGEVRHAAGEFQIGNGGEGPVTQRIRTQLTGIQRGRLADPLEWVYRIE from the coding sequence ATGAATACCGATATGCCTACACAGTTTGTCATTTCCCCAAGCGCAACGCCGACGCCGCACGAACAGATCGTCGCGAGCATCTCAAACCCCGTGTTCGGTCGGGTGTTCACCGATCACATGGCGACGATGCGCTGGACCAACACGCTTGGCTGGCACGATGCCAAGGTCGAACCTCGCCGGCCGTTTCAGATCGATCCCGCTTGCGCCGTGTTGCACTATGCGCAGGAAATTTTTGAAGGCATGAAAGCGTACCGCGGCGAAGACGGCTCGATCTCGCTGTTCCGCCCCTTCGAGAATGCCAGGCGGTTTCGCGCCTCCGCTGCGCGTCTTGCCATGGCCGATCTCCCGGAAGCGCTGTTCGTCGAGGCGGTGGAATCTCTCGTCAAGGTTGACCGGGACTGGGTGCCTGGTGGCGACAGCAGTCTCTATCTGCGTCCGTTCATGTTTGCCTCCGAGAGCTTCCTCGGTGTGCGCGCGTCACACGAATACGTGTTCTGCGTCATCGCCTGCCCCGTAGGCCCGTACTTCAAGGCAGGCAAGTCGTCGGTTACTGTCTGGGTGTCCGACCGATACACTCGCGCGGCGCCGGGTGGAACGGGTTCGGCCAAATGCGGCGGCAACTATGCTGCCAGCCTGATCGCGCAGACCGAGGCTGCAGCCAAAGGTTGCGACCAGGTCGTTTTTCTCGATGCCGCCGAGCACAAATGGATCGAAGAGATGGGAGGGATGAATCTCTTCTTCGTCATGGACGATGGCTCTCTGACGACGCCGCCACTGTCCGGCACGATTCTGCCGGGTATCACCAGGGCTTCGATCATCGAGCTTGCCAGGCGTGAGGGCCTCGTAGTCAACGAATCGGCTTATGCTTTCGACGCGTGGCGTGCAGACGCCGCGAGCGGCCGTGTCCGTGAGGTATTTGCTTGTGGAACCGCTGCGGTCGTCACCGCGGTCGGTGAGGTTCGCCATGCCGCCGGAGAATTTCAGATCGGCAACGGGGGAGAAGGACCCGTGACACAGCGCATCCGCACGCAGTTGACCGGAATCCAGCGCGGCAGGCTCGCCGATCCGCTTGAATGGGTTTATCGCATCGAATAA